One Campylobacter sp. RM16192 genomic region harbors:
- a CDS encoding response regulator transcription factor, translated as MAKILVVEDEAMLLDMMCSYLRSENFEVEGVKSYNEALDLAYENSFDLWIFDVKIIGGNGFELLKELREARRLTPCIFTTSLNTINDLQKGFLSGCDDYIKKPFELKELLLRVNNILKRTFVHNVSEFEMLDENFSFDMKQGVLYKGEEIVTMPKKQAKLLTLLLKNKDRFISRDEIYEQIWDYDESPSELSLRVYITELRKILGKERIVSASKLGYRYV; from the coding sequence GTGGCTAAAATTTTAGTAGTTGAAGATGAGGCGATGCTGCTTGATATGATGTGTTCGTATCTTAGAAGCGAAAATTTTGAGGTAGAGGGTGTCAAAAGCTACAATGAGGCTTTGGATCTAGCCTATGAAAATAGCTTTGACCTATGGATATTTGACGTTAAAATCATCGGCGGCAACGGCTTTGAGCTACTAAAAGAGCTAAGAGAGGCTAGAAGGCTTACTCCTTGTATATTTACCACATCTTTAAACACCATAAACGATCTTCAAAAGGGCTTTTTGAGCGGTTGTGACGACTATATCAAAAAGCCTTTTGAGCTTAAAGAGCTGCTTTTGCGCGTAAATAATATCCTTAAAAGAACATTTGTGCATAACGTAAGTGAATTTGAAATGCTTGATGAAAATTTCAGCTTTGATATGAAGCAAGGAGTGCTCTATAAGGGCGAAGAGATAGTAACCATGCCTAAAAAACAAGCCAAACTTTTAACTCTGCTGCTTAAAAACAAAGATAGATTCATAAGCAGAGATGAAATTTATGAGCAAATTTGGGACTATGACGAGAGTCCAAGCGAGCTTAGTTTGCGCGTTTATATAACCGAACTGCGCAAAATTCTTGGCAAAGAGCGTATAGTAAGCGCATCAAAGCTAGGATATAGATATGTTTAA
- a CDS encoding DUF1104 domain-containing protein encodes MKKLGLIAILIAGSLFAGSISDSSNEQLNSMVAGADAKTLSEISFEIHKRAGKLDSQIEDIRGDFREQMRQKMSAMSPDERVKFMQEYRAMMRDKIDALSVKEAREMGFYAYGGSQGSGHGRHYKSGKGHKMKAYQNCNQNFNCGMNQVQGMGMNKNGAQGYGAGFGCMWQ; translated from the coding sequence ATGAAAAAGTTAGGTTTAATCGCGATATTAATCGCAGGAAGTTTGTTTGCAGGCTCGATTAGCGATAGCTCAAACGAGCAGTTAAACAGTATGGTTGCGGGTGCGGACGCAAAGACGCTAAGTGAAATTTCGTTTGAAATTCATAAGCGCGCAGGCAAGCTTGATTCGCAGATAGAGGATATAAGAGGCGACTTTAGAGAGCAGATGAGACAGAAGATGTCTGCGATGAGTCCTGATGAGAGAGTAAAATTTATGCAAGAGTATAGAGCAATGATGAGGGATAAAATAGACGCTTTAAGCGTAAAAGAGGCTCGTGAAATGGGATTTTACGCCTATGGCGGAAGTCAAGGTAGCGGTCACGGCCGGCACTATAAATCAGGCAAAGGACACAAGATGAAAGCTTATCAAAACTGCAATCAAAATTTTAATTGCGGTATGAATCAAGTACAAGGAATGGGTATGAATAAAAACGGCGCGCAGGGATATGGTGCAGGCTTTGGCTGTATGTGGCAGTAA
- a CDS encoding DUF1104 domain-containing protein: MKRLKIMSILVAFKAYLSAKFDKAQSCGFAKMIKNADAKTLGEISFEIDKRAAKLRVEAEASKQDFKSEFDKKIASISQDEQVKFKEKFIASYNEKVLNLSVKEANELALKPIEI, translated from the coding sequence ATGAAAAGATTAAAAATCATGAGTATATTAGTTGCTTTTAAAGCCTATTTATCGGCGAAATTTGACAAGGCTCAGTCGTGCGGATTTGCCAAAATGATAAAAAACGCCGATGCTAAGACTTTGGGCGAAATTTCATTTGAGATAGATAAAAGAGCTGCCAAGCTAAGAGTTGAGGCCGAGGCTTCAAAGCAAGACTTTAAGTCCGAGTTTGATAAGAAAATAGCCTCTATAAGCCAAGACGAGCAAGTGAAATTTAAAGAAAAATTTATCGCCAGCTACAATGAAAAAGTCTTAAATTTAAGCGTTAAAGAGGCAAACGAACTGGCACTTAAGCCTATAGAAATTTAA
- a CDS encoding M23 family metallopeptidase: protein MKSIFLIIFISFNIMAQDIINGDIQIAKIESKFAGTLTVDSKKREWLSNPSDENIKFTIVTAGYYKKGEIILRNDFNGDIDEIIFKVINGQYKKEKISVESSKVTPPKELLKRIEEERNEANKIYSTKTHGLKFNTTFMLPMDSVITSEFGTARVFNELVKSYHSGTDFRAAIGTPVVSSNDGIVVIAKDRYYAGGSVVIDHGEGIYTQYYHLDKIGVKLDQKVTKGEVIGLSGATGRVSGPHLHFGVIVNSVQVNPINFIKKINALF from the coding sequence ATGAAAAGTATATTTTTAATAATTTTTATATCATTTAATATTATGGCTCAGGATATAATAAACGGAGATATACAGATAGCTAAGATTGAATCGAAATTTGCCGGTACATTAACGGTGGATAGCAAGAAAAGAGAGTGGCTTAGCAATCCATCAGATGAAAATATAAAATTTACTATAGTTACTGCAGGGTATTATAAAAAGGGTGAAATAATCTTAAGAAATGATTTTAATGGAGATATAGATGAGATTATTTTTAAAGTTATTAATGGTCAATACAAAAAAGAAAAGATAAGTGTCGAGAGCTCAAAGGTTACACCTCCTAAAGAATTATTAAAAAGAATAGAGGAAGAGAGAAATGAAGCTAATAAAATTTATTCAACCAAAACCCATGGTTTAAAATTTAATACAACTTTTATGCTTCCTATGGATTCTGTTATAACAAGCGAATTTGGCACCGCAAGGGTTTTTAATGAGCTGGTTAAAAGCTATCACTCAGGAACCGATTTTCGCGCGGCTATTGGCACTCCTGTAGTGTCCAGCAATGACGGTATAGTCGTAATCGCAAAAGATAGATACTACGCTGGAGGCTCGGTTGTGATAGATCACGGAGAGGGAATTTATACTCAGTATTATCATCTAGATAAGATCGGCGTTAAGCTGGATCAAAAGGTAACAAAGGGCGAGGTTATCGGACTAAGCGGAGCTACCGGCAGAGTTAGCGGCCCTCATCTTCATTTTGGCGTTATCGTAAACTCAGTGCAGGTAAATCCGATAAATTTCATCAAAAAGATAAACGCTCTTTTTTAG
- a CDS encoding lipid-binding SYLF domain-containing protein, whose translation MNKIFKLVLCILTLSTFAFADFTQSQKVKTSLNILNDFGVSKNKKFKDITGIAIIPSVVKSGFVISGHEGKGVFVAKNDDNEWSSPIFIDYKGAGLGAQAGYKSVDLILLFKSSRSWAGLIDGKGSIDISADVALFGIGQKTGVSTDLPEISAWVLERGKAKGVFLGVSINTSMMVVNNQDTNDYYERIYDIADIYHNSPKDSRYTQKLKEILNKYFE comes from the coding sequence ATGAATAAAATATTTAAACTTGTGCTTTGCATCTTAACGCTCTCTACTTTTGCATTTGCTGACTTCACACAAAGTCAAAAGGTAAAAACATCATTAAATATACTTAACGACTTTGGAGTAAGCAAAAATAAGAAATTCAAAGACATTACAGGTATAGCAATAATTCCAAGCGTAGTAAAAAGCGGATTTGTAATATCTGGACATGAAGGTAAAGGAGTTTTTGTAGCCAAAAATGATGATAATGAATGGAGTTCGCCTATTTTTATAGATTATAAAGGCGCTGGACTCGGAGCACAGGCAGGATATAAATCAGTTGATCTTATTTTACTTTTTAAATCAAGCAGATCTTGGGCTGGCTTAATTGATGGTAAAGGCTCAATAGACATTAGCGCCGATGTAGCATTATTTGGGATAGGACAAAAAACAGGGGTCTCAACAGATCTTCCTGAAATTTCCGCATGGGTATTAGAAAGAGGAAAGGCAAAGGGAGTATTTTTAGGGGTTAGTATAAACACATCTATGATGGTAGTAAATAATCAAGACACAAATGACTACTATGAGAGAATATACGATATCGCTGATATTTATCACAATTCACCTAAAGACAGCAGATATACTCAAAAACTAAAAGAGATATTAAATAAATATTTTGAATAA
- a CDS encoding Fur family transcriptional regulator, producing the protein MQNFENFYSKFSTFLKDFNHKNSRQKEGILKILYTSEDHLSASDIQEKFYQEFKENISLTAIYQFLNFLEEIGLGISFEKSGIRKFELNLNSHHDHLICTKCGKIVSFYDETIENRQDIICENKKFKIEGHTMILYGICKECQR; encoded by the coding sequence ATGCAAAATTTTGAAAATTTTTACTCAAAATTTTCTACCTTTTTAAAAGATTTTAACCATAAGAATTCCAGGCAAAAAGAGGGAATTTTAAAAATCTTATATACTAGCGAAGATCATTTAAGCGCTAGTGATATACAAGAGAAATTTTATCAAGAATTTAAAGAAAATATTAGCCTCACAGCAATATATCAATTTTTAAATTTCTTAGAAGAGATTGGACTGGGGATATCTTTTGAAAAGAGTGGAATTAGAAAATTTGAGCTAAATCTAAATTCACATCACGACCACTTAATCTGCACAAAATGCGGTAAAATAGTAAGTTTTTACGATGAAACCATAGAAAATAGACAGGATATAATCTGCGAAAATAAAAAATTTAAAATAGAAGGCCATACGATGATCTTATATGGAATTTGTAAAGAGTGTCAAAGATGA
- a CDS encoding heavy metal translocating P-type ATPase: MTQIVIKAHINGRIRLKSPEFNPKNFEKINKILSKKVKNIRLNQYCNSLIIHFDQNIINLDEILTKLEKNFSVARQKESPKIPKKIEKSKSLAISVPACSACSHCSTNLVSESSWRKKILNFGALSLIAVGVFVKEHIMATPLGLLAKLAIGAISIYSAIPLIKEGLEELKEKKISLQSFIAFALLIAILGGEVTAAFEIIYILRGSMLFEEYTANKSRAEIHKLISLDVKKAYVLQGDLEVEVSLEDVKDGDIIVCRSGEKIVADGVIINGSAEVNEAIINGRSESVYKKKNDSVFANTLVEKGRIYIKVSATGNETYIARIISEVEKNLSNKSQSELSADRLAQKVLKIGSALSVGTFFVTGSFLRAFSVMIVMSCPCSTVLAASSAVSAAIARAAKDGILIKGGEYLENVSQSEIFCFDKTGTLTTGKPKIADFKLVGKMTKEEFFKIASSIEHHNTHPLAVSINEYAKSLNIFANVNFKSEILPGLGVKAKFEDSEFLLGNLNLMRKYKVKIQKFKTPKFTSENTIVYLAKDGEILGAIIYEHEIRTGSIETVKELKERGKKVVLLTGDDEKVAKEFAKKFDFDDIYFSLMPDDKAKIIQKLKNYGKVVMIGDGVNDTLAMSKADIGISFASGGSEAAIEISNIAITNSRPLDIVKLHDLSAFALQIVKQNYNIGTSTNMLGAALGALGVLNPAGAGLIHIAHTAGIIANSSRISIKK; encoded by the coding sequence ATGACACAAATAGTTATAAAAGCCCACATAAATGGGCGAATTAGGCTCAAATCTCCGGAATTTAATCCAAAAAATTTTGAAAAAATTAATAAAATTCTATCAAAAAAAGTAAAAAATATAAGACTAAACCAATACTGCAACTCGTTAATAATACACTTTGATCAAAATATCATAAATTTAGATGAGATATTAACAAAACTGGAGAAAAATTTTTCGGTTGCCAGGCAAAAAGAGAGCCCAAAAATCCCAAAAAAGATAGAAAAATCAAAATCTTTAGCAATTTCAGTTCCAGCATGCAGTGCCTGCTCGCACTGCTCTACAAATTTAGTATCAGAATCTAGCTGGAGAAAAAAGATATTAAATTTCGGCGCTCTTAGTCTGATAGCCGTAGGTGTTTTTGTAAAAGAGCATATCATGGCTACGCCTCTTGGGCTGCTTGCTAAACTTGCAATAGGGGCTATTAGCATATACTCCGCAATTCCTCTTATAAAAGAGGGGCTAGAAGAACTAAAAGAGAAAAAAATAAGCCTACAAAGCTTTATCGCTTTTGCACTTCTTATAGCAATTTTAGGCGGTGAGGTAACGGCTGCATTTGAGATCATCTATATTCTTAGAGGAAGTATGCTTTTTGAAGAATATACTGCCAATAAGTCACGTGCGGAAATTCATAAGCTAATTAGCCTGGATGTCAAAAAAGCATATGTATTGCAAGGCGATTTAGAAGTTGAAGTCTCCTTAGAAGATGTAAAAGATGGCGATATAATAGTATGCAGAAGCGGAGAAAAGATCGTAGCCGACGGAGTTATAATCAACGGAAGCGCGGAGGTAAACGAGGCTATAATCAACGGACGAAGCGAGAGCGTATACAAAAAGAAAAACGATAGCGTATTTGCTAATACTTTGGTAGAAAAAGGCAGAATTTATATAAAAGTAAGCGCAACAGGAAATGAAACATATATAGCCAGAATTATAAGCGAAGTAGAAAAAAATCTTTCAAACAAAAGCCAAAGCGAACTAAGCGCTGATAGACTAGCTCAAAAAGTGCTAAAAATCGGCTCGGCTTTAAGTGTCGGGACATTTTTTGTTACAGGTTCATTTTTAAGAGCTTTTAGCGTCATGATAGTAATGAGCTGTCCTTGCTCTACCGTGCTTGCTGCAAGTTCTGCCGTAAGTGCGGCAATAGCAAGAGCCGCCAAAGACGGAATATTGATAAAAGGTGGAGAGTACTTAGAAAATGTCAGTCAAAGCGAAATATTTTGCTTTGATAAAACAGGAACTCTTACTACAGGCAAACCAAAGATAGCAGACTTTAAACTAGTAGGCAAGATGACAAAAGAGGAGTTTTTTAAAATAGCTTCAAGCATAGAGCATCACAACACACATCCTCTTGCCGTCTCTATTAACGAATATGCAAAGAGCTTAAACATCTTTGCAAATGTCAATTTTAAAAGCGAAATTTTGCCAGGTCTTGGAGTTAAAGCTAAATTTGAAGATAGCGAGTTCTTATTAGGTAATCTCAATCTAATGAGAAAATATAAAGTAAAAATACAAAAATTTAAAACTCCTAAATTTACAAGCGAAAACACAATCGTATATCTTGCGAAAGATGGCGAAATTTTAGGCGCTATCATATATGAGCATGAAATTAGAACAGGCAGTATAGAAACTGTAAAAGAGCTCAAAGAGCGAGGTAAAAAGGTTGTGCTGTTAACTGGAGATGATGAAAAAGTAGCTAAAGAGTTTGCAAAAAAATTTGATTTTGACGATATATACTTCTCTTTGATGCCTGACGATAAGGCAAAAATCATTCAGAAGCTTAAAAACTACGGTAAAGTAGTGATGATAGGAGACGGTGTAAATGATACCTTGGCTATGAGTAAGGCCGATATAGGAATATCTTTTGCCAGCGGAGGAAGCGAGGCTGCCATAGAGATTTCAAATATAGCCATTACAAATTCTCGCCCTCTTGATATAGTCAAACTTCACGATTTAAGCGCTTTTGCACTGCAGATAGTAAAACAAAACTACAATATAGGAACAAGTACAAATATGCTAGGAGCCGCACTTGGCGCTCTTGGAGTATTAAATCCTGCCGGCGCAGGGCTAATACATATAGCTCACACAGCCGGAATCATCGCAAATTCAAGCAGAATTAGCATTAAAAAATGA
- a CDS encoding HMA2 domain-containing protein, with protein sequence MSVAPNLILPDLIVKITSYFTLIHHTPGRLRVRVSAKIKDEASNLNLDKIDQIIKKIDGIKNVKFNQLIGSVTIEYDSAIFPKDIWDDLLAGRNLDKISQTINELARSAYAG encoded by the coding sequence TTGAGCGTAGCACCAAATTTAATATTGCCAGATCTTATTGTAAAGATAACTTCATACTTTACACTGATTCATCATACTCCTGGACGTCTTAGAGTAAGAGTCAGTGCGAAGATAAAAGATGAAGCCAGCAATCTAAATTTAGACAAGATAGATCAGATAATAAAAAAAATAGATGGTATAAAAAATGTAAAATTTAACCAGCTAATAGGCTCTGTAACAATAGAATATGATTCAGCGATTTTTCCAAAGGATATCTGGGATGATCTATTGGCAGGTAGAAATTTAGATAAAATATCTCAAACTATAAATGAGCTTGCAAGGAGCGCATATGCAGGATAA
- a CDS encoding aminotransferase, producing MQDKNLKGIINAAYIFELRGIRLYENLKDKDPIFAQILAIKNSGLMLLSGYESNEPVECYFDGLSNQSLENCLIKALNYEIELNAFYEMMTDKVEDENLRDICFRLWATSHNEYIAALKMRLYEELGTTRQINAADQEYKKEDDHDNDEQEHAYDQPKNNNFGFNGFNGFNQNAFAEMSKRVERIASGRGSQEDIVELLNSPHFSFFSGLAIGGMAGILINKMINKEDEKEDV from the coding sequence ATGCAGGATAAAAATTTAAAAGGCATCATAAATGCAGCATATATATTTGAGCTTAGAGGAATTAGACTTTATGAGAATTTAAAAGATAAAGATCCGATTTTTGCTCAAATTTTAGCTATCAAAAATAGTGGCTTAATGCTTTTAAGCGGTTATGAATCAAACGAACCGGTAGAGTGTTATTTTGATGGTTTAAGCAATCAAAGCCTTGAAAACTGCCTTATAAAAGCATTAAATTACGAGATAGAATTAAATGCTTTTTATGAGATGATGACGGATAAAGTAGAAGATGAAAATTTAAGAGATATCTGCTTTAGACTATGGGCGACCTCTCATAACGAATATATTGCAGCACTTAAAATGAGGCTTTACGAAGAGCTTGGTACAACAAGACAGATAAACGCAGCAGATCAAGAATACAAAAAAGAAGATGATCACGATAATGACGAACAAGAGCATGCATACGATCAGCCAAAAAATAATAATTTTGGTTTTAATGGATTTAACGGCTTTAACCAAAATGCATTTGCCGAGATGAGTAAAAGAGTTGAACGCATAGCCTCGGGAAGAGGCAGTCAAGAAGATATCGTGGAGCTTCTTAACAGCCCTCATTTCTCATTTTTTAGCGGACTTGCGATAGGCGGAATGGCTGGAATTTTAATTAATAAAATGATCAACAAAGAGGATGAAAAAGAAGATGTTTAA
- a CDS encoding Cys/Met metabolism pyridoxal-phosphate-dependent enzyme, with product MRAITSTARLPMDHLISGALIAGITIGGLSYNEYKKGNISSKQATKKTIKLSIQGGLATACAISASNRLVMGNYIGAALSAAVGIGGIILTEKLINPEE from the coding sequence ATGAGAGCCATAACTTCAACAGCAAGACTTCCTATGGATCACCTTATAAGCGGTGCTCTAATAGCCGGAATTACAATTGGTGGGCTTAGCTATAACGAATATAAAAAAGGCAATATAAGCTCTAAACAAGCGACTAAAAAGACAATCAAACTAAGCATTCAAGGTGGTTTAGCTACGGCTTGCGCAATTAGCGCATCAAATAGACTCGTTATGGGCAACTATATCGGTGCGGCTCTAAGCGCAGCTGTAGGAATTGGCGGTATAATACTAACCGAGAAACTAATAAATCCAGAGGAATAA
- a CDS encoding YtxH domain-containing protein yields the protein MNNPYINSTQTVNKINNDGSTTTTTTTVKTTGAPSAFDKGINEALKDFVPENFNAAGFLKGALIGGAVAYILTNEKAQQAVFSAIVKGSNLLQAGFEELKERFEDVKAEIESQK from the coding sequence ATGAATAACCCATATATAAATTCAACCCAAACCGTCAATAAGATAAACAACGATGGAAGCACTACTACAACAACTACTACAGTTAAAACAACTGGTGCTCCAAGTGCTTTTGACAAGGGTATAAACGAGGCTTTAAAAGACTTCGTTCCTGAAAATTTCAATGCTGCAGGATTTTTAAAGGGCGCTTTAATAGGCGGAGCTGTAGCTTATATATTGACAAATGAAAAGGCTCAACAAGCAGTTTTTTCAGCTATAGTGAAGGGTTCAAATTTGCTTCAAGCCGGATTTGAAGAGCTTAAAGAGCGATTTGAAGACGTAAAGGCTGAAATTGAGTCACAAAAATAA
- a CDS encoding heavy metal translocating P-type ATPase — translation MSHKNKIYIAHKSKNRVRFICEDITSECDESFLEAQISEFKYVKSVRLNKKAKSIIVEFDSNFDEIYKFLETIKIKNLNKQKNSPSKAGIYKAVTSMAITPLINGNMLKTATSLYACAPLLKEGVSELINEGVTSKVLESMAVGVSLARHDYMAANSTNLMLAIGEYMEESAVHRSDDLIKELARPNIEEIWVETIKDGKKTLNKVATESVKIGDIVVVGAGESIGIDGYIVEGEASVNQVSMTGEAEPVKKERGDRVMSGTVVEDGRIKIWAEGVGEETATARIKQYIQSSLNEKSSIGLRATKLADKLVPVTLSLAGVSYLLSRDMTRVASVLQADYSCALKLATPVAFKSSISKAGRNGVLIKGAKAIEALAGADTFVFDKTGTLTHGSLSVVEVHSFKKEFSKAELLNLTASAEEHYFHPVAEAIVKAAREVGFHHIHHDEVEFIVAHGVKTHVNGKEVVIGSRHFLEDDENISFIEHEDIIRDAIDNGFTLLYVGYNKELLGVISMKDTMRENAKDALNALKKLGVKELVMLTGDIESKANQVAKELGIDRVFANCLPTDKATIIERLKQEGKKVAFVGDGINDAPSLMRANVGISMQKGADIAKATADISLLKDDIYSVVTAKDMANKTMKLINTNFNATVGINSLILAGATFGLFNPIATAVLHNGTTIGLLANSMKGVKIKQC, via the coding sequence TTGAGTCACAAAAATAAAATTTATATCGCGCACAAGAGTAAAAATCGCGTAAGATTTATATGCGAAGATATAACCTCAGAGTGCGATGAGAGCTTTTTGGAAGCTCAAATTTCAGAATTTAAATATGTAAAAAGCGTCAGGTTAAACAAAAAAGCCAAAAGCATAATTGTAGAGTTTGATTCAAATTTTGACGAAATTTATAAATTTTTAGAAACCATAAAGATTAAAAATTTAAACAAACAAAAAAATAGTCCAAGCAAAGCAGGCATATATAAAGCCGTTACAAGCATGGCTATAACTCCGCTAATAAACGGCAATATGCTAAAAACTGCAACAAGCTTGTACGCTTGCGCTCCGCTTCTTAAAGAGGGCGTAAGTGAGCTAATTAACGAAGGCGTGACCTCAAAAGTGCTTGAGAGCATGGCTGTAGGAGTAAGTCTGGCTAGACACGACTATATGGCAGCAAATAGTACAAATTTAATGCTCGCAATCGGCGAATATATGGAAGAAAGCGCCGTTCATAGAAGCGATGATTTAATAAAAGAGCTTGCTAGACCAAACATAGAAGAGATATGGGTAGAGACTATAAAAGATGGCAAAAAGACCCTTAACAAAGTAGCTACAGAAAGTGTAAAGATAGGTGATATCGTAGTAGTAGGAGCTGGAGAGAGTATAGGTATAGATGGATATATCGTAGAGGGAGAGGCTAGCGTCAATCAAGTTTCAATGACAGGAGAAGCCGAACCCGTAAAAAAAGAGCGTGGTGACCGCGTTATGAGCGGAACTGTCGTAGAGGATGGAAGAATAAAAATTTGGGCCGAAGGAGTAGGAGAAGAGACCGCTACGGCACGCATCAAACAATATATTCAAAGCTCTCTAAACGAAAAATCAAGCATCGGATTAAGAGCTACAAAACTAGCGGACAAGCTAGTTCCAGTCACCCTCTCTCTGGCCGGAGTATCCTATCTTTTAAGCAGAGATATGACAAGAGTTGCATCGGTGTTACAGGCTGATTACTCATGCGCACTCAAACTAGCAACTCCGGTAGCCTTTAAATCAAGTATATCAAAGGCTGGCAGAAACGGAGTGCTTATAAAGGGCGCAAAAGCTATAGAGGCTCTTGCAGGTGCAGATACATTTGTATTTGATAAGACAGGAACGCTAACTCACGGAAGCCTCAGCGTAGTAGAAGTTCATTCTTTTAAAAAAGAATTTAGCAAGGCAGAGCTTTTAAATTTAACCGCAAGCGCAGAGGAGCACTACTTCCACCCTGTGGCAGAAGCTATTGTAAAAGCGGCTCGCGAGGTAGGATTCCACCATATACATCACGATGAGGTGGAATTTATAGTAGCTCACGGTGTCAAAACACATGTAAACGGCAAAGAGGTCGTAATAGGCAGCAGGCATTTTTTAGAAGATGACGAAAATATATCATTTATAGAGCATGAAGACATTATAAGAGATGCCATAGACAATGGATTTACTCTACTTTACGTAGGCTACAATAAAGAGCTTTTAGGCGTTATCTCGATGAAAGACACAATGAGAGAAAACGCAAAAGATGCGCTTAATGCTCTAAAAAAACTGGGCGTAAAAGAGCTGGTAATGCTAACCGGTGATATCGAGAGCAAGGCAAATCAAGTAGCCAAAGAGCTAGGCATAGATAGAGTGTTTGCCAACTGCTTGCCTACCGATAAAGCGACGATAATAGAACGACTCAAACAAGAGGGTAAAAAAGTAGCCTTTGTAGGAGACGGCATCAATGACGCTCCAAGCCTAATGAGAGCAAATGTCGGCATAAGTATGCAAAAAGGAGCCGATATAGCCAAGGCTACAGCGGACATAAGCCTACTAAAAGACGACATCTACTCTGTCGTAACAGCAAAAGATATGGCAAATAAAACAATGAAGCTTATTAATACGAATTTTAATGCGACAGTTGGCATAAATTCGCTTATACTAGCAGGTGCGACATTTGGACTATTTAATCCTATTGCGACAGCTGTTTTGCATAACGGCACTACTATAGGTCTGCTTGCCAATTCGATGAAAGGTGTGAAAATAAAACAATGCTAA
- a CDS encoding helicase, whose amino-acid sequence MLSGELLNLNTHRKAAKVGMSVTLATACLTALNMKNKPMKQLHVASSIAFVGFALYHAGLYDNGIFKNMIIKAQKDQSVKKRLSKSKKS is encoded by the coding sequence ATGCTAAGCGGAGAACTTTTAAATCTAAACACTCATAGAAAAGCAGCAAAAGTTGGCATGAGCGTTACCTTGGCCACTGCTTGCCTTACGGCTTTAAATATGAAAAATAAACCCATGAAACAACTACATGTAGCCTCAAGCATAGCCTTTGTCGGTTTTGCTCTGTACCATGCCGGACTTTACGATAACGGAATATTTAAAAACATGATTATAAAGGCTCAAAAAGACCAATCAGTTAAAAAACGTCTTAGCAAATCAAAAAAGAGTTAA
- the modD gene encoding ModD protein, with amino-acid sequence MFFSDSEILSYINEDIPYFDLTTSLQNIGKNAILEIKTRDDIVVSCIDISSRIANLLGCETTIYYNNQSLAKSQSVILKIMGSYNDVHKAWKLCQILLEYTCKISTYTNLMLNSAKSVNKKCEILATRKSFPFAKKICIKAVLDGGGGIHRLNLSDSVLFFENHIKAYKNFDEFLTQIPIFKAKMPEKKISVECEDLKTLNKLLDANVDIVQCDKFDISMLQEAVNLINQKNPTITIVASGGINLKNVKEYANTGVDAIVTSAMYAQGMANLTSTLKVI; translated from the coding sequence ATGTTTTTTAGCGATAGTGAAATTTTAAGCTATATCAATGAAGATATACCGTATTTTGATCTAACTACATCGCTTCAAAATATTGGTAAAAATGCGATTTTAGAGATAAAAACAAGAGACGATATCGTAGTAAGTTGCATCGATATCTCCTCTAGAATTGCGAATTTACTAGGTTGCGAAACTACAATTTATTACAATAACCAAAGTCTAGCCAAATCTCAAAGCGTGATTTTAAAAATCATGGGTTCATATAATGATGTTCACAAGGCTTGGAAGCTTTGTCAAATATTGCTTGAATACACTTGTAAAATTTCTACATATACAAATTTGATGCTAAATTCTGCCAAAAGCGTCAATAAAAAATGTGAAATTTTAGCAACTAGAAAAAGTTTTCCTTTTGCCAAAAAAATATGCATAAAAGCTGTTCTTGATGGTGGAGGCGGAATACATAGGCTCAATCTAAGCGATAGTGTATTGTTTTTTGAAAATCATATAAAAGCTTACAAAAATTTTGATGAGTTTTTAACTCAAATTCCAATTTTTAAAGCCAAGATGCCAGAGAAAAAAATATCCGTAGAGTGCGAAGACTTAAAAACACTTAATAAGCTTTTAGACGCCAATGTTGATATAGTGCAATGTGATAAATTTGATATATCAATGTTGCAAGAGGCTGTAAATTTAATAAATCAAAAAAATCCAACAATCACCATAGTGGCAAGCGGCGGGATAAATCTAAAAAACGTCAAAGAGTATGCAAATACCGGAGTAGATGCTATTGTAACATCCGCAATGTATGCTCAAGGAATGGCGAATCTAACTTCAACTCTAAAAGTTATTTAA